A genome region from Ignavibacteria bacterium includes the following:
- a CDS encoding copper chaperone PCu(A)C translates to MYIFVMLIMALPFMQQNGIEIKDAWIRPGAKDMNTALYFEIINHTGKPDTLYEARSNLAQKVEVHETYKQGDMMGMRPAKIVIVGANSSFKFQPGGHHVMFI, encoded by the coding sequence TTGTATATATTTGTCATGCTGATTATGGCGCTGCCTTTTATGCAGCAGAACGGCATTGAGATTAAGGATGCCTGGATCAGGCCGGGGGCAAAGGACATGAATACAGCCCTTTACTTTGAAATTATTAATCACACCGGTAAGCCCGACACGTTATATGAGGCCAGGTCGAACCTGGCGCAAAAAGTAGAGGTGCACGAGACCTACAAGCAGGGGGACATGATGGGAATGCGCCCGGCAAAAATAGTAATAGTAGGGGCCAACTCCAGCTTTAAGTTTCAGCCGGGAGGGCACCACGTAATGTTTATAA
- a CDS encoding SCO family protein has translation MKIYYKFLTLAFPALILFGCKDKLPVKDDLSGAKYDLLTQDSTRATFPANVKGKVVVLGLIFTHCPDICPLITNNMERIQQEAKKEDLSGVSFVSISFDPLRDKPSVLKEYADVREIDMKNWIFLTGRPGEIDSLKKQLHYVAIAGDTTYSETGEPSYFFVHTDRITLMDKEGKVRQEYKGSNVNVEEVMKDIKALAD, from the coding sequence ATGAAGATCTATTATAAGTTTCTGACACTGGCATTTCCTGCGCTCATTCTCTTCGGATGCAAGGACAAGCTGCCGGTAAAAGACGACCTTTCAGGCGCAAAATATGATCTTTTAACGCAGGACAGCACGAGAGCCACTTTCCCGGCGAACGTGAAGGGAAAGGTTGTTGTCCTCGGGCTCATTTTTACGCACTGCCCCGACATATGCCCCCTCATTACAAATAATATGGAGCGCATTCAGCAGGAGGCAAAAAAAGAAGACCTTAGCGGCGTGTCGTTTGTCTCGATAAGCTTTGACCCGTTGAGGGACAAGCCTTCGGTCTTAAAAGAATATGCAGATGTCAGGGAAATTGACATGAAGAACTGGATTTTCTTAACCGGAAGGCCCGGTGAGATAGACTCTCTTAAAAAGCAGCTCCATTATGTGGCAATTGCAGGGGACACCACTTATTCGGAAACGGGAGAGCCGTCCTACTTTTTTGTACACACAGACAGAATAACACTTATGGATAAAGAAGGGAAGGTAAGGCAGGAATACAAAGGAAGTAATGTTAACGTTGAAGAAGTAATGAAAGACATAAAAGCTCTTGCCGACTAG
- a CDS encoding polyphosphate kinase 2 family protein, translated as MDIEQFLVKPDSQVKLKDHKTNDTGGYKSKEDAGEKLADNITQMDDLQAKLFAQDRYSLLLVFQAMDGGGKDSAIKHVMTGLNPQGTQVFSFKQPSKEELDHGFLWRISKALPEKGRIGIFNRSHYEEVLIVRVHDLVKSERLPEWVLKDNIWKMRFRQINDFERYLYETGTYVVKFFLNISKDEQKKRFFKRIEDPAKNWKITEEDIAEREYWDDYQKCYEDAISETSTEYAPWYIIPGDKKWFAHLAISEVIVKTMSSMDISFPKVKGKQLEALGRLKEKLSKE; from the coding sequence ATGGATATTGAACAGTTTCTTGTCAAGCCGGACTCTCAGGTAAAACTGAAGGATCATAAAACAAACGATACAGGCGGCTACAAATCCAAAGAAGACGCCGGGGAAAAGCTTGCAGACAATATTACCCAAATGGATGATCTGCAGGCTAAGCTTTTTGCGCAGGACAGGTATTCGCTTCTTCTTGTATTTCAGGCAATGGACGGAGGCGGCAAGGACTCGGCAATTAAGCACGTCATGACGGGTCTTAACCCGCAGGGCACACAGGTCTTTAGTTTTAAGCAGCCATCAAAAGAAGAGCTTGATCACGGGTTCCTGTGGAGGATAAGCAAAGCCCTGCCTGAAAAGGGGAGGATCGGGATCTTTAACCGCTCGCATTATGAAGAGGTCTTAATTGTAAGGGTGCACGATCTGGTAAAAAGCGAAAGGCTCCCCGAATGGGTCTTAAAGGACAATATATGGAAGATGCGCTTCCGCCAGATCAACGATTTCGAGCGCTACTTGTATGAAACCGGCACATACGTCGTTAAATTCTTTCTTAACATATCCAAAGATGAACAGAAGAAAAGGTTCTTTAAGAGAATAGAGGACCCGGCAAAAAACTGGAAGATTACTGAAGAGGACATTGCCGAGCGGGAATACTGGGACGATTACCAGAAGTGCTACGAAGATGCAATATCTGAAACCAGTACAGAATATGCGCCGTGGTACATTATTCCGGGCGATAAGAAATGGTTTGCCCACCTTGCAATTTCGGAAGTTATAGTAAAGACCATGAGTTCAATGGATATCTCATTTCCGAAGGTAAAAGGAAAGCAGCTTGAAGCTCTGGGCAGGCTAAAAGAAAAACTATCCAAAGAATAA
- a CDS encoding aldo/keto reductase, with amino-acid sequence MSTLEKTYKFSEKYSNIKYKRLGKTGYQVSICGFGTYRVDYRIQEHAKTLAYALTNGINLVDTSSNYSDGGSEILVGNVVNGLMENEGLERDEVVIVSKGGYIQGENQEIAKERETLGTPYPEVVRCAPDLWHCIHPEFLQDQITASLERLKLGYIDVYLLHNPEYFLMYTGTRDVEKLREEYYRRIKNAFIYLEEEVAKGRILHYGISSNSFGEENDKRSFTSLEEVLRLSKEISPENHFSVVQLPLNLLEKGGAENLNQEKGKKTFLELASENDLGVLVNRPLNAIKGNKIVRLADFSVKEDRTVPEINQLIGDLKKQEDSIKASYVTDLSIEAKDKQTIIESMSLASVLENTFGKFESANQFIEIKKQFFIPRANYAINEIYKHYDSEEDVISKLNYYATTVNIVLDSMESIFAKESNSKNRKVHEMIAPYLNGSADDLSLSQKAILMINSLPNVTSTLVGMRTQKYVDDVIGSIETSYALKAGDFWKDELKD; translated from the coding sequence ATGTCGACATTAGAAAAAACATATAAGTTTTCTGAAAAGTATTCAAATATTAAGTATAAAAGGCTGGGGAAAACGGGTTATCAGGTCTCCATTTGCGGTTTCGGCACCTACAGGGTTGACTACAGGATACAGGAACACGCAAAAACACTCGCCTATGCCTTAACAAACGGGATTAACCTGGTGGACACATCCTCAAACTATTCCGACGGGGGGAGTGAAATTCTTGTAGGCAACGTCGTAAACGGCCTTATGGAAAACGAGGGGCTGGAGCGTGACGAGGTGGTAATTGTATCCAAGGGGGGCTACATTCAGGGAGAAAACCAGGAAATTGCCAAGGAAAGGGAAACACTTGGCACACCGTACCCTGAAGTTGTAAGGTGCGCTCCCGACCTCTGGCACTGCATTCATCCTGAATTTCTTCAGGATCAGATAACTGCTTCACTTGAAAGATTAAAACTCGGGTACATTGACGTCTATCTTCTGCACAACCCCGAGTATTTCCTAATGTATACCGGAACGAGGGATGTAGAGAAGTTAAGAGAGGAATATTACAGAAGGATTAAGAATGCCTTTATCTATCTGGAAGAAGAAGTAGCTAAAGGCAGAATACTACATTACGGGATTTCCTCAAACTCTTTCGGTGAGGAGAATGACAAAAGAAGCTTTACTTCACTAGAGGAAGTGCTGAGGCTCTCGAAGGAAATTTCACCCGAGAACCATTTTTCTGTTGTCCAGCTGCCCTTAAACCTGCTGGAAAAAGGGGGTGCCGAAAACTTAAACCAGGAAAAAGGGAAGAAAACTTTCCTGGAGCTTGCTTCTGAAAACGACCTGGGAGTGCTTGTAAACCGCCCGTTAAACGCCATCAAGGGGAATAAGATTGTAAGACTTGCAGATTTCAGCGTAAAGGAGGACAGGACAGTGCCTGAGATCAATCAGCTTATTGGGGACTTAAAAAAACAGGAAGACAGCATTAAGGCTTCCTATGTAACCGATCTTAGCATTGAGGCCAAGGATAAGCAGACCATAATTGAATCGATGTCGCTTGCCTCTGTTCTTGAGAACACCTTCGGAAAGTTTGAAAGCGCAAACCAGTTTATTGAGATAAAGAAGCAGTTTTTTATTCCGCGGGCGAACTATGCAATTAACGAGATCTATAAGCATTACGACAGCGAAGAGGATGTGATCTCAAAGCTGAACTATTACGCTACAACGGTAAATATTGTACTTGATTCTATGGAAAGCATTTTTGCAAAAGAATCCAACAGCAAAAACAGGAAAGTCCATGAGATGATTGCTCCCTATCTGAACGGAAGTGCAGACGACCTTTCACTTTCGCAGAAGGCAATCTTAATGATAAACTCTCTTCCTAATGTAACAAGCACACTGGTCGGTATGAGGACCCAGAAGTATGTGGATGACGTCATCGGCTCAATTGAAACATCCTACGCCCTTAAGGCAGGGGATTTCTGGAAAGATGAATTAAAGGATTGA
- a CDS encoding NifU family protein, producing the protein MLRVQDVDLTPNPQALKFILSEKLLKSETRHFKNKEEAQSDPLAKGIFDIDGVESVFYMDKFVTVEKNPAVDWGKIQMPFIKFIQGFDKTLLPEEKEPEPLGKEEESELLRQINSFLDQRVRPALAGDGGGLEVLGIDGYMLRIRYQGACGSCPSAISGTLNAIENLLKREINPAIEVIPG; encoded by the coding sequence ATGCTAAGAGTTCAGGATGTGGATTTAACGCCGAATCCCCAGGCTCTGAAATTCATTCTAAGCGAAAAACTGCTTAAGAGTGAGACAAGACACTTTAAGAATAAAGAAGAAGCCCAGTCAGACCCCCTGGCTAAGGGTATTTTTGATATAGATGGGGTGGAATCTGTGTTTTACATGGACAAGTTTGTCACTGTTGAAAAAAATCCTGCTGTTGACTGGGGTAAAATACAGATGCCTTTCATTAAATTTATACAGGGTTTCGATAAAACACTGCTTCCCGAAGAAAAAGAGCCGGAGCCTTTAGGAAAAGAAGAGGAAAGTGAGCTTTTAAGGCAAATTAATTCTTTTCTGGACCAGAGGGTACGCCCTGCCTTGGCCGGTGACGGCGGAGGGCTGGAGGTTCTTGGAATAGATGGTTATATGCTGCGCATCCGCTACCAGGGTGCATGCGGAAGCTGCCCGAGCGCAATAAGCGGTACACTGAATGCAATTGAAAACCTGCTTAAAAGGGAGATTAACCCGGCAATTGAGGTTATCCCGGGCTGA
- the rsmI gene encoding 16S rRNA (cytidine(1402)-2'-O)-methyltransferase, whose translation MDNKLYLVSTPIGNYDDITLRALNILKEADFIICEEFKEARRLLSQYKIEKELISLNEHNENEVANDILLRILQGESAALISDCGTPLFSDPGHLLVDLCISQKIEVVPVPGANSLLPALTASGFDFEKFYFYGWLSPKKDERRGELLRLKGINEVIVIMDTPYRLRSLLSDVLKAFGPSVRVALAYDITMKNEKFYRGTVSQVLEAAEKKQLKGEFVLIVNNRRLRRS comes from the coding sequence ATGGATAACAAACTTTACCTCGTTTCCACTCCCATCGGCAACTATGATGACATTACTCTCAGGGCATTAAACATCCTGAAAGAAGCAGATTTCATCATCTGCGAAGAGTTCAAGGAAGCCAGAAGGCTCCTTTCGCAGTACAAAATAGAAAAAGAGCTGATTTCGCTAAATGAGCACAATGAAAACGAAGTGGCTAACGACATTCTGCTTAGAATTCTCCAGGGTGAGTCGGCGGCTTTAATTTCAGACTGCGGAACGCCCCTGTTTTCAGATCCGGGGCACCTGTTAGTTGACCTCTGCATCAGCCAGAAAATTGAGGTTGTACCTGTTCCCGGGGCAAATTCGCTTCTTCCGGCCTTAACGGCCTCAGGGTTTGATTTTGAAAAGTTCTACTTCTACGGCTGGCTTTCACCCAAAAAAGATGAAAGGCGGGGTGAACTTTTGAGGCTTAAAGGGATTAACGAGGTAATTGTAATTATGGATACCCCATATCGCCTGAGGTCTCTTCTTTCTGACGTTTTGAAAGCCTTCGGCCCATCGGTCAGAGTTGCGCTTGCGTATGACATTACAATGAAGAATGAAAAATTCTACCGCGGCACGGTTTCACAGGTGCTGGAAGCTGCAGAAAAGAAGCAGCTAAAGGGGGAATTTGTGCTTATTGTCAATAACAGGCGTTTAAGGCGCTCCTAA
- a CDS encoding proline--tRNA ligase — MKLSKAFIPTLKEVPTDAIIPSHILMLRTGMVRMLSAGIYSFLPLGYTVVKKVVEIIREEMDAIGGQEFHLPALNPKEIWEETNRVEAFGDTMFHIKNRDYVLAPTHEEIMTYHAKGVVKSYKDMPQIWYQIQTKFRNEPRPKSGVIRGRQFLMKDAYSFDTSWENLDKSYAQHDKAYRKIFGRCDLKYFVVGASSGAMGGNRSEEFMVKSEAGEDTVAHCEHCGYAANVEVATSVVDGAPRFTTSFAVEEISTPKVKSIDELCEFLKINETQCAKSRVYIHNDEPVLVLMLGNDEVNETKLGSVLPGTLRPGHPDELKEITGADAGSIGPIGFKGRIIADLRLKDGNNLYSGANKNDYHIGGIDLMRDVPTVEYFDLRTVQAGEVCTRCGEKLDVFKAIELGHIFKLGTRYSEAMGATFLDEQGKVNPIIMGSYGIGVERVIACYIEQHNDEKGIIWDNTLAPYQFHLMGLNMKKQEVIDASNKIYNDLMDMGYDVLFDDRVDAQAGFKFNDADLLGLPVQVIVGDKNLKENKVEVKVRKTGERFTIEIDKLYNKLKELI, encoded by the coding sequence ATGAAGTTAAGCAAAGCATTTATACCGACCTTGAAAGAGGTCCCGACTGACGCAATAATTCCAAGTCATATTCTTATGCTGCGAACCGGCATGGTGCGCATGCTTTCAGCAGGAATTTATTCATTCCTTCCGCTGGGTTATACCGTTGTAAAGAAAGTGGTTGAGATCATCCGTGAGGAGATGGACGCCATAGGCGGACAGGAGTTCCACCTTCCGGCATTAAACCCGAAAGAGATCTGGGAAGAGACAAACCGCGTTGAGGCATTCGGAGACACGATGTTCCACATTAAGAACAGGGATTACGTCCTGGCCCCGACACACGAGGAAATTATGACATACCACGCCAAAGGGGTAGTTAAATCTTATAAAGACATGCCGCAGATCTGGTATCAGATACAGACAAAGTTCAGGAATGAACCGCGCCCTAAAAGCGGCGTAATACGCGGCCGTCAGTTTTTAATGAAAGATGCTTATTCATTCGATACTTCATGGGAAAACCTGGATAAGTCATACGCACAGCACGACAAGGCATATAGAAAGATTTTCGGCCGCTGCGACCTTAAGTACTTTGTAGTCGGTGCATCAAGCGGCGCCATGGGAGGCAACCGCTCTGAAGAGTTCATGGTTAAGTCGGAGGCCGGTGAAGACACAGTAGCACACTGCGAACATTGCGGCTACGCAGCTAACGTTGAGGTTGCAACTTCCGTTGTGGACGGCGCTCCAAGGTTTACAACTTCATTTGCAGTAGAGGAAATCTCAACTCCAAAAGTTAAATCTATTGATGAGCTCTGTGAGTTCCTTAAGATCAACGAAACACAGTGCGCAAAGTCGAGAGTTTATATTCATAACGATGAACCTGTACTGGTTCTAATGCTTGGAAACGACGAAGTAAATGAAACCAAGCTTGGAAGTGTGCTCCCGGGAACATTAAGACCGGGGCATCCCGATGAATTAAAGGAAATTACAGGAGCTGATGCAGGTTCGATCGGCCCCATCGGCTTTAAGGGAAGAATTATTGCGGACCTGCGCTTAAAAGACGGCAATAACCTCTATAGCGGCGCAAACAAAAACGACTACCACATTGGCGGAATTGATTTGATGCGTGATGTCCCTACTGTGGAATACTTTGATTTAAGAACCGTTCAGGCAGGTGAAGTCTGTACAAGGTGCGGCGAGAAACTGGACGTCTTTAAGGCAATTGAGCTTGGGCACATCTTCAAGCTCGGCACAAGATATTCCGAGGCTATGGGAGCCACATTCCTGGATGAGCAGGGAAAAGTAAACCCGATCATCATGGGCAGCTACGGCATCGGCGTCGAAAGGGTTATCGCCTGCTATATTGAGCAGCATAATGATGAAAAGGGAATTATCTGGGATAATACACTTGCCCCATACCAGTTCCATTTAATGGGACTTAATATGAAAAAGCAGGAAGTCATTGACGCCTCAAATAAGATCTATAATGACCTTATGGATATGGGTTATGACGTTTTATTTGACGACAGGGTTGATGCACAGGCGGGCTTTAAGTTCAATGATGCGGACCTTTTGGGCCTCCCGGTCCAGGTAATTGTAGGCGACAAGAACCTGAAGGAAAACAAGGTTGAAGTAAAGGTCAGGAAGACAGGGGAACGCTTTACAATTGAAATTGACAAGCTTTATAATAAATTGAAAGAATTAATTTAG
- a CDS encoding U32 family peptidase, which translates to MKKPELMAPAGDWTMLTTAVESGADAVYFGIEKLNMRAKAKNFTLEGLPEIVSFCKEHGVKSYLTLNTIIFEEEVGELDEIIPAAKKAGVDMIICWDLALVEKCREHDMPFCVSTQASISNSASANLFKSLGARRIVMARECSLEEIKKVRANTDLEIEAFIHGAMCIAVSGRCFMSHHLFGKSANRGECIQPCRREYEVIDGQIGKSMVLGEDYVMSPKDLCSIEYIDMLIEAGIDSFKIEGRKRSPEYVARTVSIYRKAIDLYFEGGLTDEIKKDMLHELEKVYNRGFSSGFYFDVPSSAEYANIYGSIATTKKEYVGKVINYYKKTGIAHIKLETGNISVGEDLLVIGQTTGVVELKLPNMVNNEVPVTEAQKGDEVTFECAEIIRPKDMVYKVVAAR; encoded by the coding sequence ATGAAGAAACCTGAACTAATGGCTCCGGCAGGCGACTGGACAATGCTCACTACAGCCGTAGAAAGCGGGGCAGACGCGGTTTATTTCGGCATTGAAAAGCTGAATATGAGGGCAAAAGCCAAGAACTTTACGCTTGAGGGCTTGCCTGAAATTGTATCATTCTGCAAAGAGCACGGGGTTAAGAGCTATCTGACACTGAACACCATCATTTTTGAAGAGGAAGTAGGGGAATTAGATGAGATCATTCCGGCGGCAAAAAAAGCCGGCGTGGATATGATAATATGCTGGGACCTGGCTCTGGTTGAAAAATGCCGGGAGCACGATATGCCTTTCTGCGTCTCCACACAGGCTTCCATTTCAAATTCTGCCTCGGCAAACCTGTTTAAGTCCCTGGGAGCACGCAGGATTGTCATGGCACGCGAGTGCTCCCTGGAAGAGATAAAGAAGGTCAGGGCAAATACAGACCTTGAAATTGAAGCTTTCATACACGGAGCGATGTGCATTGCAGTAAGCGGAAGGTGCTTTATGAGCCACCACCTTTTCGGCAAAAGCGCAAACCGCGGTGAATGCATACAGCCATGCCGCAGGGAGTACGAGGTAATTGACGGGCAGATCGGTAAATCGATGGTCTTAGGAGAAGATTACGTGATGTCGCCAAAGGACCTGTGCTCCATAGAATATATAGACATGTTAATTGAGGCAGGGATTGACTCATTCAAAATTGAAGGACGGAAAAGGAGTCCCGAATACGTTGCCAGGACGGTTTCCATCTACAGGAAGGCAATAGACCTCTATTTTGAGGGTGGTCTGACAGATGAAATAAAAAAAGATATGCTCCACGAGCTGGAGAAGGTCTATAACAGGGGATTTTCCTCAGGGTTTTATTTTGATGTTCCAAGTTCGGCCGAGTATGCAAATATTTACGGGAGCATAGCAACAACCAAGAAAGAATATGTAGGCAAAGTTATAAACTACTACAAGAAAACCGGCATTGCGCACATAAAGCTGGAAACAGGCAATATTTCAGTGGGTGAGGATCTCCTTGTAATAGGGCAGACTACAGGCGTTGTTGAACTGAAGCTCCCGAACATGGTAAATAATGAGGTCCCGGTAACTGAAGCCCAAAAAGGCGACGAAGTCACATTTGAATGCGCAGAAATCATACGTCCCAAGGATATGGTTTATAAAGTCGTTGCGGCACGTTAG
- a CDS encoding family 10 glycosylhydrolase — translation MKKLTLILLAFAFTGLFAQANPPKREFRGAWVATVANIDWPTNRNATPGEQIAELVSIMDKLKASGVNAVVFQIRTECDALYQSKIEPWSYWLTGAQGKAPEPFFDPLQFAISEAHARGMELHAWFNPYRAVKTIGDYQASSNHVSVLHPDWLLTFKDYKMLDPGLPEVKNYVLSIVSDVLRRYDVDGIHFDDYFYPYGPKVSKEDSVTYAKYHGSFTNVDDWRRDNINSLMASIYDTIKVVKPRVKFGISPFGIVENKYAGTNGFESYSILYCDPLTWIKNKSLDYMNPQLYWEIGHAKADYAKLLPWWASVTKDMHLYIGQYSSQMASHNYKGKKTELEDQINLNRTTPNVQGEVFFSSKSLTENFSGFADTLKNNFYKYPALPPVMPWKETTPPLAPENLTVKGDSTGATLEWTAPKAASDGETASYYAVYRFTDKDEINLDNPKFLLNVISAKKAKYKDPIKPGNGTKYIYVVTALDRLFNESEKSTTTLSLK, via the coding sequence ATGAAAAAACTTACTCTTATTCTTTTAGCCTTCGCTTTCACTGGGCTTTTTGCACAGGCAAATCCGCCCAAAAGGGAATTCAGAGGCGCCTGGGTAGCTACAGTAGCTAATATTGACTGGCCTACAAACAGAAATGCGACTCCAGGAGAGCAGATAGCAGAGCTTGTTTCAATTATGGATAAGCTTAAAGCATCCGGCGTTAACGCCGTTGTATTCCAGATCAGGACTGAGTGCGACGCCCTTTATCAGTCTAAAATTGAACCGTGGTCGTACTGGCTTACGGGAGCCCAGGGTAAAGCACCCGAGCCTTTTTTCGATCCCCTTCAGTTTGCAATAAGTGAAGCCCACGCCAGAGGCATGGAGCTCCACGCCTGGTTCAACCCTTACAGGGCAGTTAAAACAATCGGCGACTACCAGGCCTCAAGTAACCACGTATCGGTTCTTCACCCCGACTGGCTTCTGACATTTAAGGATTACAAGATGCTGGATCCGGGGCTTCCTGAAGTTAAAAACTATGTGCTTTCAATTGTTTCCGATGTCCTCAGGCGCTATGACGTGGACGGAATTCATTTTGACGACTACTTCTACCCCTACGGGCCCAAAGTTTCAAAGGAGGATTCAGTTACATATGCCAAATACCATGGCAGCTTTACCAATGTTGATGACTGGAGAAGGGACAATATTAACAGCCTTATGGCAAGTATTTACGACACAATTAAGGTTGTAAAGCCCAGGGTTAAGTTCGGCATAAGCCCATTCGGTATTGTTGAGAATAAATATGCCGGCACAAACGGCTTTGAATCCTACAGCATACTTTACTGCGACCCCCTGACATGGATCAAGAATAAGAGCCTGGACTATATGAACCCGCAGCTTTACTGGGAAATAGGCCACGCAAAGGCAGATTATGCAAAGCTCCTTCCATGGTGGGCTTCTGTAACCAAGGATATGCACCTTTACATAGGGCAGTATTCAAGCCAGATGGCTTCGCATAATTACAAGGGAAAGAAGACCGAGCTTGAGGATCAAATAAACTTAAACCGCACAACGCCTAACGTTCAGGGAGAAGTCTTCTTCAGCTCAAAGTCTTTGACAGAAAATTTCTCGGGCTTTGCAGACACATTAAAGAATAATTTCTATAAGTACCCGGCTCTTCCGCCTGTAATGCCGTGGAAGGAAACTACGCCTCCCCTTGCACCGGAAAACCTCACGGTTAAAGGGGATTCAACGGGAGCAACGCTTGAATGGACAGCTCCCAAGGCTGCAAGTGACGGTGAGACCGCAAGCTACTACGCTGTCTACCGCTTTACGGATAAGGACGAGATAAACCTGGATAACCCGAAGTTCCTTCTTAACGTCATTTCCGCAAAGAAGGCAAAATATAAAGACCCTATTAAGCCCGGTAACGGCACAAAGTATATATATGTAGTTACAGCGCTTGACCGCCTGTTCAATGAAAGTGAAAAAAGCACCACTACTCTGAGCCTTAAGTAG
- a CDS encoding superoxide dismutase, producing MKILALEVENAGIGKDRFQPFLQEEARKVWELYQNGTIRELYFRTETDAAVLVLESDSIEEAREVLSALPLVRENLIQFQLIALKPYPGFKRLFKQEA from the coding sequence ATGAAAATCCTTGCTCTGGAAGTTGAAAATGCCGGAATTGGAAAGGACCGGTTTCAGCCCTTCCTTCAGGAAGAGGCCCGGAAGGTATGGGAGCTGTACCAGAATGGTACCATTCGTGAACTTTATTTCAGAACGGAAACGGATGCTGCCGTGCTTGTTCTTGAATCTGATAGTATAGAAGAAGCCCGGGAGGTACTCTCCGCACTTCCCTTGGTAAGAGAAAACCTGATCCAATTCCAGCTTATAGCCTTAAAGCCTTACCCGGGCTTTAAGAGGCTCTTTAAGCAGGAGGCTTAA
- a CDS encoding efflux RND transporter periplasmic adaptor subunit, whose protein sequence is MKRKYIIIISLVLIVAVYIVYKAFFNHEKVQTVPVTKGNLVTLIYATGTVTADSVATLRSEAGGIVKYIIGKEGMFVKKGTVLLRTDRSDQELRLRDAENQIETAELDLKAKERDLNRKESLYKTNSITKKDYEDARQNYDLARVSLNQRRLALDIARQNLTKTVVTAPFSGVLVNVRVNLGDNLTPNAECFEIMAPNSIVVQGEVDEQDLGRIGSGMPAVVAFDAYPNEKYEGVLQRIVPRTDEATKTSRVYIKLKQSPEKLNLGMTATINIKAGEKQNALLLPRTAILEENRSRYVFKIEGERLKKIQLNTGTLDGRFADVSESGLPEGTRIVDQPKGSYTDNMRVDVN, encoded by the coding sequence ATGAAAAGAAAGTATATCATCATTATTTCCCTCGTGCTTATTGTTGCAGTCTATATCGTCTATAAGGCTTTCTTCAACCATGAAAAAGTTCAGACCGTACCAGTTACCAAAGGCAATCTTGTAACTTTAATCTATGCTACCGGCACAGTAACGGCCGATTCCGTTGCCACACTCCGCTCGGAAGCCGGAGGAATAGTAAAATATATAATCGGGAAAGAAGGGATGTTTGTAAAAAAAGGTACTGTCCTTTTGCGGACCGACAGAAGCGACCAGGAGCTGAGGCTGAGGGATGCTGAAAACCAGATTGAGACGGCAGAGCTGGACCTTAAAGCCAAAGAACGTGACCTTAATAGAAAGGAAAGCCTCTACAAAACTAACAGCATTACAAAAAAAGATTACGAGGACGCCAGACAAAATTACGACCTGGCCCGTGTGAGCCTGAACCAAAGGAGGCTCGCTTTGGATATAGCCCGCCAGAACCTCACAAAAACCGTCGTTACGGCGCCTTTTTCAGGCGTGCTTGTAAACGTCAGGGTAAACCTTGGCGATAATCTTACGCCGAACGCCGAGTGCTTTGAAATTATGGCTCCAAATTCCATTGTCGTTCAGGGAGAGGTCGACGAGCAGGACCTGGGCAGGATAGGCTCCGGCATGCCGGCTGTTGTGGCCTTTGACGCTTATCCCAATGAGAAATATGAAGGTGTTCTTCAGAGGATTGTGCCCAGAACGGATGAGGCCACAAAAACCTCCAGGGTCTATATAAAACTTAAACAGTCACCCGAAAAGCTGAATCTCGGCATGACGGCTACAATTAACATCAAGGCCGGTGAAAAACAAAACGCCCTTCTTCTGCCCAGGACGGCAATTCTTGAGGAGAACCGCAGCCGCTACGTCTTTAAGATTGAAGGCGAGCGCCTGAAGAAAATTCAGCTTAATACGGGGACTTTGGACGGAAGGTTTGCCGACGTCTCGGAAAGCGGACTTCCGGAAGGGACGAGGATTGTGGACCAGCCTAAAGGAAGCTATACCGATAACATGAGAGTTGATGTAAATTAA